The following proteins are encoded in a genomic region of Cataglyphis hispanica isolate Lineage 1 chromosome 1, ULB_Chis1_1.0, whole genome shotgun sequence:
- the LOC126853210 gene encoding uncharacterized protein KIAA2013 homolog → MMRTGGMLDGREFGKCVRRLLDGNYSYRKILLIVLICGGLLLYFGPSFAQWLFSTAREPIEAFEDHCINERLASFYFDAIEYNANILHNPSKENEYSYLPYIGNGVFGVPISPEGWLYIKHGRALLLPVQWQPLISYSIPKDSFYREATVVHFTNGIVYKYQCLREGYHIDFQYYAHRGLEGILVQSIKVSNPFSLSQEVPLKPQESTHWSNSHIEPIKIQIDGFNHEYTLVSGFVSVPNSNKIIVISIIYKVPPKTVQVKARSSVKLEFLSSIQYSEPISSEQYHVERDATKKKAIELMKKAIARQQRSLREEHVNLWQSYWYTSLRISDSKADGAINGHKINSTMYYVLSQVSRSAQDVEKNVAMNEGCYRGHHTLDAPRLWKDTSSIESVNEIVEAWLITLEKQGCHHLVTGGPAAVQQAIVLSLGSLRFSNQHLEFNIDPQYLHRDYLFKRISYGNLTHVNISVTVGEDNRAILGVALDKSDSVYFGCDAGCLDAPVPLGQTYTNFPVKLTKPLTAILYITSDHQHMQDLRNALHVHEVDDAPAHDHQVMALHKHGHQLGGLPTLFWVSICFLIIVFHLFLCKLICNEYYSHQDRQRIRYNKP, encoded by the exons CATTTGAGGATCATTGTATAAACGAGAGACTAGctagtttttattttgatgctATTGAATATAACGCAAATATTCTGCACAATCCATCTAAAGAGAATGAATATTCTTACCTGCCATATATTGGTAATGGTGTCTTTGGAGTTCCCATTTCTCCAGAAGGCTGGCTGTATATTAAACATGGGAGAGCGCTTTTGCTGCCTGTACAGTGGCAACCATTGATCTCGTATTCTATACCCAAGGATAGTTTTTATCGAGAAGCTACCGTTGTTCATTTTACAAATGGAATTGTTTATAAGTATCAGTGCCTTAGAGAGGGATATCACATAGACTTTCAGTATTATGCTCATAGAGGTCTTGAAGGTATTTTGGTGCAATCTATAAAAGTTTCCAATCCATTTTCGCTCTCTCAAGAGGTGCCATTGAAGCCACAGGAATCCACTCATTGGAGTAATTCCCACATAGAGCCCATCAA GATTCAGATAGATGGGTTTAATCACGAATATACTCTCGTGTCTGGATTTGTATCAGTGCCCAATTCCAACAAGATAATAgtcatatctataatttacaaaGTTCCACCTAAAACAGTTCAAGTGAAAGCGCGCAGTTCTGTCAAATTGGAATTCTTATCGAGCATTCAATACAGTGAGCCGATCTCATCCGAACAGTACCATGTTGAACGCGATGCCACTAAGAAAAAGGCAATTGaa TTAATGAAAAAGGCGATTGCACGTCAGCAACGAAGCTTGAGAGAGGAACATGTGAATCTCTGGCAAAGTTATTGGTACACAAGTTTGCGGATAAGTGACTCTAAGGCCGATGGCGCTATTAACGGCCACAAGATAAATTCTACCATGTATTATGTACTATCTCAGGTATCGCGAAGTGCTCAAGATGTGGAGAAAAATGTTGCCATGAATGAGGGCTGCTATCGAGGTCATCATACCTT aGACGCTCCCCGCTTATGGAAAGACACATCTTCCATCGAATCTGTGAATGAGATCGTTGAAGCATGGTTGATAACGTTAGAAAAACAAGGCTGCCATCATTTAGTGACTGGTGGTCCAGCGGCTGTACAGCAAGCAATCGTGCTGAGTCTCGGTAGTCTGAGATTTAGTAATCAACatcttgaatttaatatcgatCCTCAGTATCTTCATCGCGATTATTTGTTCAA aCGTATTAGTTATGGAAATTTAACACATGTGAATATATCCGTAACAGTCGGTGAGGATAATCGCGCAATATTAGGAGTAGCTTTGGACAAGAGTGATAGCGTTTATTTCGGATGTGATGCTGGTTGTTTGGATGCGCCAGTGCCTCTCGGCCAGACATATACAAACTTTCCCGTCAAGTTAACAAAACCACTAACcgcaatactttatataacatCTGATCACCAACATATGCAGGATCTTCGCAATGCTTTGCATGTACACGAAGTAGATGATG CACCGGCACATGATCACCAAGTGATGGCTTTGCATAAACATGGACATCAACTTGGAGGCTTGCCTACTTTATTCTGGGTGAGCATATGTTTTCTGATAATTGTTTTCCATCTGTTTCTATGTAAGTTAATTTGTAACGAGTATTACAGTCATCAGGATCGGCAGAGAATCCGATATAATAAACCGTAA